GACCAAATTATGACCAGGTCATAACAAAACGAGTAAAATCATAGCATGAATTCCTCACTACTGTGCAGCAAGGCACCCCATTTATTACACCAAGACCACACATTGCTCACACGAGATTAGAGAAAGATAAAAGCAAAGATGTAACATTTGCGGTAGAGAGACGAGGAGAAATGGCGCCTCCTACCACTACAGCTTGTACTTGTAGCGCGCGACCTCGGATTCGTTGGGGAAGAACCCCATGAGGCGTCCGGCGGAGTTCTGGTAGGCGTACATGAACCCTCCCAGGACCCCGATGAGGCCCCCCGTCACCATCGACGGCCCGCGGATCCCCGGCTTGATCCCTGCGAGCACACCCCCAAGAACGCGGATTTGAGCCTCCGGTAGCGAAGGGAAGAGGACGGCCGTACGGGGAGAAGGTTAGGGGCTAGGAGGGCGTACCGGAGAGGTAGCCGACGGTGACGGAGACGGCGGAGATGGTGGAGAGGCGCATGTAGTCGAGCGCGGAGAAGTTGCCGACGACCTTGGTGAAGGCCGGGTTCCGATCCACCACCGGGTACTCCGGCTTCACTGACGCGGTGATGTCGGTGTTCATCGCGGGCTCGATTCGTTCCTtccggcgggcggcgcggcggcagaTTTGGTCGCTGGGAGGAGGAGGTCGAGATTCAGGTGTGGCTCTCGGGCTCTCTCACTGGGAGAGACGGAGAGTAGTGGGGGCGCTGTGTGTGACAATGGGCCGGGCTTGATGCAGCCCAAGTTCTGAAAGCAAGCCTGGCCGGCTTGTTTACACTTCTTTGTAAGTGACGTTCGGCCCGGCCTACTTACTACTCGTCGGAAACACCTAAAAAAACTACTTGTAGAGTCTACGAAGCCTCTCTCGCCTCGCTTTTCAAACATGGTTTTGGGAAAATCGAATAAAAATTGTTTTCAGATGAAGTGGACACCCCCATTTGGGGGCTAGAACCTAGTGGGACTTTCTCAGTTAAATCTTTTTACAAACAGATCAATTTTGATGGGGTAGCTTCTAGTGTTAGTACAAAAATGTGAAAAATCCTATGTCCACAAAACATTCATATCTTCCTATGGCTTTGTATTCATAATAAGATACTTACTAGAGATAATCTTGCGAAGAGAAGGGAAGTGGAAGATCCTTCCTGTTTATTTTGCTCTGAGCCTGAAACCGTTCAACACCTGCTGTTTGACTGTGTGGTGGCCCAGCAAATTTGAAACCTTGTTGCAGAAATTTTTAATATTGACAGCATATCTTGTTTTGAAAGAGTTATGTCCTTCTAGCATATACATAAAGAAAAGGCTGTTTTGAATCTGACAACAACTGCTACCTTGCGGAGCTTGTGGAAGCTGAGAAATGAATTTTGTTTTCAGGGACGCAAATGGAGAAGTGTGAAATGCATTCTTGCGAAACTAAGCCGTTATTTACGCCAGTGGAAAGTTCTCTCTGACGATGGGCAAGCAACCCTACTGCAACGATGCATCCTATTGTTGGACAAGCGGCGTGGGGAACTCCTCCGGATCGCTTGGAGATGAGGCCGGGGGAGACCAACTGAGTAATCAGGACGCTGGAGAGGATGATGGACTGAAGATCTGACTTGGACCCCGCTCTTCTTCGTTTTCCTGTTTCCTTGTTGGTTCTCTGGGACTTTCAATGTTGGCAAGTTTGTGTCCGAGACAGGGTCTGTTCTGTTGGCTGTAGCCTTTATCTTTTGAGTTAGATGCTCTGTATGGAAATCGATGCCTAAAACTTTGTAGTCTGTGAACTGGTTGCGGTCTGCTTCAATAAAATGGGGCAGGGGGGGCAACCCCCTTTCATTCAAAAAAATTGAGAATCTGGATAATTTATGAATTTccgaacaatttttgaa
The DNA window shown above is from Triticum urartu cultivar G1812 unplaced genomic scaffold, Tu2.1 TuUngrouped_contig_4389, whole genome shotgun sequence and carries:
- the LOC125527746 gene encoding NADH-ubiquinone oxidoreductase 20.9 kDa subunit-like — encoded protein: MNTDITASVKPEYPVVDRNPAFTKVVGNFSALDYMRLSTISAVSVTVGYLSGIKPGIRGPSMVTGGLIGVLGGFMYAYQNSAGRLMGFFPNESEVARYKYKL